The proteins below are encoded in one region of Microbacterium pygmaeum:
- a CDS encoding flavin-containing monooxygenase — MTRVEIAIVGAGFAGLGMAMALRRAGRDDFVVLERADSVGGTWRDNTYPGVACDVPSHLYGFAAYPNPNWSGTFARGEEIRDYLEDVARREQLGDRLRLQTPLISADWDAEESAWRIRTGGAGGADVILADALVLACGRLTEPEIPDIAGLETFPGPLFHSARWDHDADLTGLRVAVVGTGASAVQLVPELAALAAQVTLFQRTPAWIVPRDAHAFTPDDRRRFAEHPDELARLRAELLDEGEARFASRSGDAAASAAARTIALDHLRAQVPDPALRAVLTPDYAFGCKRVLLSDEFYPALSGERVRLVASALASVDGNTLIAADGTVHEVDAVVLATGFASTRQPYAQLVRGEDGQSLDEHWSNGMTSFGSTVVAGFPNLFVLNGPNASLGHNSSVLMIEEQADYVVESLSRRHARGVLRVSPEAERAYTAEIAAAAEHTPWLTGGCRNWYVDERSGRLTLLWPGTVDAFRRRLSRADGSEFLPAAAEDARTGAA; from the coding sequence ATGACGCGCGTGGAGATCGCGATCGTCGGCGCCGGCTTCGCCGGACTCGGCATGGCGATGGCGCTGCGACGAGCAGGTCGAGACGATTTCGTCGTCCTCGAGCGCGCGGACTCCGTCGGCGGCACCTGGCGCGACAACACCTACCCCGGCGTCGCGTGCGACGTGCCGTCGCACCTGTACGGGTTCGCCGCGTACCCGAACCCGAACTGGTCGGGGACCTTCGCTCGCGGCGAGGAGATCCGCGACTACCTCGAAGACGTGGCCCGGCGCGAGCAGCTCGGCGACCGGCTGCGACTGCAGACGCCGCTGATCTCGGCCGACTGGGACGCCGAGGAGTCGGCGTGGCGCATCCGCACCGGCGGCGCCGGCGGGGCGGACGTGATCCTCGCGGACGCGCTCGTCCTGGCCTGCGGTCGCCTCACCGAGCCCGAGATCCCAGACATCGCCGGACTCGAGACCTTCCCCGGCCCGCTGTTCCACTCCGCCCGCTGGGATCACGACGCCGACCTCACAGGACTGCGCGTCGCCGTGGTCGGCACCGGCGCCAGCGCCGTCCAGCTGGTGCCCGAGCTGGCCGCGCTCGCCGCACAGGTCACGCTCTTCCAGCGGACGCCTGCCTGGATCGTCCCGCGCGACGCGCACGCGTTCACGCCCGATGACCGGCGCCGGTTCGCCGAGCACCCGGACGAGCTCGCGCGCCTGCGCGCCGAGCTCTTGGACGAGGGCGAGGCGCGCTTCGCCTCCCGGTCGGGCGATGCCGCAGCATCCGCCGCCGCCCGCACCATCGCGCTCGACCACCTCCGCGCGCAGGTCCCGGATCCGGCCCTGCGCGCCGTGCTCACTCCGGACTACGCCTTCGGGTGCAAGCGCGTGCTGCTCTCCGACGAGTTCTACCCCGCGCTCTCGGGTGAGCGGGTGAGGCTGGTCGCCTCGGCACTGGCATCGGTGGACGGGAACACCCTCATCGCCGCGGACGGGACCGTGCACGAGGTCGATGCGGTCGTCCTGGCGACCGGGTTCGCCTCGACCCGCCAGCCGTACGCGCAACTCGTTCGCGGCGAGGACGGGCAGAGCCTCGACGAGCACTGGTCGAACGGCATGACCTCGTTCGGCTCCACCGTCGTCGCGGGATTCCCGAACCTCTTCGTCCTCAACGGCCCGAACGCCTCGCTCGGACACAACTCCTCGGTCCTCATGATCGAGGAGCAGGCCGACTACGTCGTGGAGAGCCTGAGCCGGCGCCACGCGCGCGGAGTGCTGCGGGTCTCGCCGGAGGCCGAGCGCGCCTACACCGCCGAGATCGCCGCGGCTGCCGAGCACACGCCGTGGCTGACCGGCGGATGCCGCAACTGGTACGTCGACGAGCGCTCAGGGCGCCTCACCCTGCTGTGGCCGGGAACAGTCGACGCCTTCCGCCGCCGACTCTCCCGCGCCGACGGATCCGAATTCCTCCCGGCCGCCGCCGAGGACGCACGAACAGGAGCAGCATGA
- the cofC gene encoding 2-phospho-L-lactate guanylyltransferase has product MTDGAPAGRDRWAVIIPVKPTALGKSRLAVAGIERVSLARAIALDTIEAAADCDAVGQVFVVTEDAALITLAFDIPGLRFVPEGDARGIDAAVATGAEAAGERMPRAALLGDLPALRPQDLSAALSTASALARTVVADAEGTGTTLVTAGAGMALRTSFGDGSFARHLDLGCVALNVAPDSSLRRDVDTADQLHSAAGLGVGRRTRAVLAGAASESRSVQNSSR; this is encoded by the coding sequence GTGACCGACGGCGCTCCGGCCGGGCGCGACCGCTGGGCCGTGATCATTCCGGTCAAGCCGACGGCGCTGGGCAAGTCGCGGCTGGCCGTCGCGGGCATCGAGCGCGTCAGCCTCGCCCGCGCGATCGCGCTGGATACCATCGAGGCCGCAGCCGACTGCGACGCGGTGGGGCAGGTCTTCGTGGTGACCGAGGACGCCGCCCTGATCACCCTCGCCTTCGACATCCCCGGCCTGCGCTTCGTGCCCGAGGGCGATGCGCGCGGCATCGACGCGGCCGTCGCGACGGGCGCGGAGGCGGCCGGAGAGCGGATGCCGCGCGCCGCGCTGCTCGGCGACCTCCCCGCCCTGCGGCCTCAGGATCTGTCGGCTGCGCTGTCGACCGCCTCCGCGCTGGCGCGCACGGTGGTCGCCGACGCCGAGGGAACCGGGACCACGCTGGTGACGGCCGGTGCCGGTATGGCGCTGCGGACCTCCTTCGGCGACGGCTCGTTCGCGCGTCACCTCGATCTCGGCTGCGTTGCGCTGAACGTGGCGCCGGACTCGAGTCTGCGTCGCGACGTGGACACCGCCGACCAGCTGCACTCGGCCGCCGGACTCGGTGTCGGGCGGCGCACGCGTGCGGTGCTCGCCGGTGCCGCGAGCGAGTCGCGTTCCGTTCAGAACAGCAGCAGGTAG
- the fgd gene encoding glucose-6-phosphate dehydrogenase (coenzyme-F420): protein MTIPLRFGYKASAEQFGPRELADFAVLAEEMGFDSVFVSDHLQPWMHDGGHAPAAVPWLGAVGARTSRVLLGTSVLTPTFRYHPGVVAQMFATLGVLYPGRIILGLGTGEALNEVTLGLEWPDPPERFQRLKEAITLIEKLWDDERVTFEGTYYSTKDATIYDRPSEDEKVPIYIGASGPAATRLAGRIADGYITTSGKAAELYTDTLLPALREGLEKAGRADDAIDTLIEVKVSYHPDHDTAMEKTRFWAPLALSPEEKRDIHDPLEMQRRAAELPIERAASRFIVSTDPEEHVEKIAEYVDLGFRHLVFHDPGHDQEEFLRMYGAEILPRLRARFAE, encoded by the coding sequence ATGACCATTCCGCTGAGATTCGGCTACAAAGCCTCCGCCGAGCAGTTCGGTCCGCGGGAGCTGGCCGACTTCGCCGTGCTCGCCGAGGAGATGGGGTTCGATTCGGTCTTCGTCTCGGACCACCTCCAGCCGTGGATGCACGACGGCGGCCACGCTCCTGCGGCCGTGCCGTGGCTCGGCGCGGTCGGCGCGCGCACCTCGCGGGTGCTCCTGGGGACCTCGGTGCTCACTCCGACCTTCCGCTACCACCCCGGCGTGGTCGCGCAGATGTTCGCGACGCTGGGCGTGCTGTACCCGGGCCGCATCATCCTGGGCCTCGGCACCGGCGAGGCGCTCAACGAAGTGACGCTCGGGCTCGAGTGGCCCGACCCGCCGGAGCGCTTCCAGCGCCTGAAGGAGGCGATCACCCTCATCGAGAAGCTCTGGGACGACGAGCGGGTCACGTTCGAGGGCACGTACTACTCGACGAAGGACGCGACGATCTACGATCGCCCATCGGAGGACGAGAAGGTGCCGATCTACATCGGCGCCTCCGGTCCGGCCGCGACCCGGCTGGCCGGCCGCATCGCGGACGGCTACATCACCACCTCCGGCAAGGCGGCGGAGCTGTACACCGACACCCTGCTGCCCGCCCTCCGCGAGGGCCTCGAGAAGGCCGGGCGCGCCGATGACGCGATCGACACGCTCATCGAGGTCAAGGTGTCGTACCACCCCGACCACGACACGGCGATGGAGAAGACCCGCTTCTGGGCGCCGCTGGCCCTCAGCCCCGAGGAGAAGCGCGACATCCACGATCCGCTGGAGATGCAGCGCCGTGCGGCCGAGCTGCCGATCGAGCGCGCGGCATCCCGCTTCATCGTCTCCACCGACCCCGAGGAGCACGTCGAGAAGATCGCCGAGTACGTCGATCTCGGCTTCCGGCACCTGGTGTTCCACGATCCGGGACACGATCAGGAGGAGTTCCTGCGCATGTACGGCGCCGAGATCCTGCCGAGGCTCCGCGCGCGGTTCGCGGAGTGA